The following are encoded in a window of Danio aesculapii chromosome 12, fDanAes4.1, whole genome shotgun sequence genomic DNA:
- the LOC130238705 gene encoding uncharacterized protein LOC130238705, with product MRCLVPSVTRWSSEYHAIVKLIRLSDDQLNDICDRLSVSKLHPQEITFLKEYTTILQPLCYSIDLLQGEKNCFFGFIVPTIISLKAKLAEKMTQTQFSSQILAAVIKAIDTRFEKVFSSHEARVAASTIPKFRLWWLADVEREEMKRQMIQEASLINSAGPSVGAHSTTANASKGPDLLEDDDSFFTFETAVTTSTTVEEEVHRYLQDSEKSLVSLKMYPTVKALFIKYNTTLPSIAPVERLFSQGGLVFTLHRNRMTDKHFEMSLLLRYNRLYLTVD from the exons ATGAGATGCCTGGTACCATCTGTGACAAGGTGGAGCTCAGAGTACCACGCCATTGTAAAACTGATCAGACTCTCCGATGATCAGCTGAATGATATCTGTGACCGCCTCAGTGTGTCTAAACTCCACCCGCAAGAGATTACATTTCTCAAAGAGTACACAACTATCCTACAACCACTGTGCTACTCTATAGATCTTCTCCAAGGAGAAAAGAACTGCTTTTTTGGTTTCATTGTTCCGACTATCATAAGCCTGAAAGCCAAACTGGCTGAAAAAATGACACAGACTCAGTTTTCATCTCAAATACTCGCAGCTGTGATCAAAGCTATTGACACTCGATTTGAGAAGGTATTTAGCAGTCATGAAGCAAGAGTGGCAGCATCCACAATTCCAAAATTCCGTCTCTGGTGGCTTGCAGATGTGGAGAGAGAAGAAATGAAAAGACAGATGATCCAAGAAGCTTCTCTAATCAACTCAGCAGGACCCTCTGTGGGTGCTCACAGCACAACTGCAAATGCCTCAAAAGGACCAGATCTTCTAGAAGATGATGACAGCTTCTTCACTTTTGAGACAGCAGTGACAACTTCTACAACTGTAGAAGAGGAGGTGCACag ATACCTTCAGGATTCAGAGAAGTCCTTGGTTTCCCTGAAGATGTATCCTACTGTCAAAGCCCTCTTCATAAAGTACAACACTACATTGCCATCAATTGCTCCTGTAGAGCGACTCTTCAGCCAGGGAGGACTCGTTTTTACTCTTCATCGCAACAGAATGACAGATAAGCACTTTGAAATGTCTCTATTGCTGCGCTACAACCGCCTTTACTTGACTGTTGATTAG